From the Porites lutea chromosome 5, jaPorLute2.1, whole genome shotgun sequence genome, the window TTTCCCATATTTCACGGGACCAGGAAAAATGTTCTTTGCGGGGCCTTTCTTAGGGTAATAAAAATCTGGTGGGCGCTTCAACATCACGCCAAACTCGGACGAAAGGGTCGgtgctggtggtggtggtgcaGGTTTTTGAATTGATGTATTCTCTGGAACTAACTCAAGACTCTTTGCTCGGGATAAACCCGGATTATTTGGTCTCGGCGAGCTTTTGCTCGCTTGGCTGAGTTCGCTTCTTGCGGATATATTGGGATCACTATGGACAGTCGAAGGTTTTGATTGTTTCCATGGATTGTGAAGGCCACCAAAGAACCCACGAGCACTCGAGAAAAGCAGCCCAGCTGTACGAATGACAACACCCGCTGACCTAGACGCGTCAGCACTCGAATGGCTTTCAGGGGAAGGCTCGGGTCCGTTGGACGTTTCATAGCTAGGACTGTCAGGCAGAAGTTCAGGGGTACTGGACCCTTTACGCTTGCGATGACGTTTCTTCTTACTCTCACTAGTATTGAAGGTACTACCCTACAAGAAATAGCGTACTACAGTTGGTAATCATTTCTAGATTAAGAGTGTTTCTCAATAGTGACcgttagattctaagacgaggacgactacaagGAAGAGATTTTCTCAATGGTAAGAAGTGCGTTGCGTGAGCCaacatcattttggcgggaaaacgtgacaGCCGTGGTCATTCTACTACgcgttttagcgagaatgtcatGGAGGCGGAaataagttatcaaatgttagaagttttatcattctgcgatcgggagagggctcaaactccttcaataaaaataaccgttcTAACTTGCAATAAAACTTTCCAGGCTTACTATTTTCTGAGAAGAGGCAAAAAAACCTCTGAGTCGTCCATGCTcacgaatctaaaggtctctattttaGAATTGCTCCCTGCGAAAGAAATTCCAGCCTGATCAAAGCGGTGACATATTTGTCGTGTGAGGAAGCAGCATGAAATCAGAGAAAAGAAATCCTACTATCCTGTAAATACAGCCCACTCACATCGCTCCACGCCGTAGGGTCGGgccattagggaccttaagatccgacgacggcgacggcggcgaagaacgtcaaaaaagcaataggtttagtaaccaaaacaacacatttgcacgtgcatcacgcttttttgtacatttctttgccgtaaCTGCACggctacgacgtgaaaatgcccaaTTTCACGTTGTACAGAGGAGGTACACAAGCGgcgacgaaatttcctctctctatctgaacttggatatggttcttaggaattcaactttagaaGGATCCACCTGCATTTGACAAActtagtgacttggagtaatcgcgatgaagattgaaagaacgcgaatttactttttcagcgacgttttcgctgccgtcgccgtcctcggatcttaaggtccctatttccTAGCGACGGAGAGCGACGAGAGGCGGCTGTATTTGCAATGGAACAGTATACACCCTATTCTTTTCCCTTCTGGAAATAAACAAAGCTGGCGAATGATAATTAGAGCTTACTCTAGAAACCTTCTAGTGGACTAACATTTAACATTAAAATTCAAACATCAAGGATTAGCTATAAATACACAACAGCATTGTGTGAAAACCTACCTTTACTAATTTGTTGCCATGGTGATCTGTATCAGTGCCGCCTCCGATACTCTCCGGTTCCGCCATCTTGACAGAACTGAAAAGAAGCTGTTCTTTTCCACCTAACCTaggaactaaaataaaaacaaataaatacgtTTGCACACTGTACACATTGGACCGACAATAGATGTTTCAATAACTTGTAATGTGGTggtaaaaatgaataaatgaatgaacaaAATATATTGCTCCGATATCACAAATAAGGGGTTCTGAAAACCTCTTGTTGCATAAATGCGTTCTGAAGTATaattgatatgaaaataattgttaattatcatgCAGATTAAACTCACTTTCACGAGTAAACACtgcctcgttttgaaaatgagagtttttggaactctgAAGTGGCAAACTAAAAAGTAATCCAAGTTAAGATTTTTAACTACTAAGCGAAACGTAAGGAGGTATGTGGGGAGACATTTCATGTTGATATCACGTTGATAAAATGCCAGATGAATATTCCTAGTGCGCGAACGTAGTACTCACCTTCCGACAAGACAGTGGATTTGCTGCGCTTGCTATCCTCAATTGCAAGTCGAGGGGGGCCATGACCGTTCATAAGGTGCACTGACCTCCCGGGTGAGTTAGAAGTCATCTGATTATTGTTTCTCTTTGCAAACAGTAGAAACAGAAGAAGAATTAAAACTATTTCAATGCAAAGACCGATAACATGGCGCTCCATCACTTCCTTATTGAGTGGATCCATACGGGCTTTCATATCAGCAACTGCGTTGGTCAGGTTATCCAGCTTTGATTGCAGTTTAGTGATCTGTTCCTTTTGGTTGTTGATCTATAGAAGGAGTGAGTaaagtttacatttaaaaagaagtaacATTGGCTCGATTAATATGTGCATGTAAACAAGGCATTTGCACAGGAAATTTTCTACACTGTAGAACGTAAACCAAACGCGGCGCTTGATGGAACGTGGCGAACGCCATTAAACGTAAATGGTTGCACTAAAGGTTCTACCATCGCTGGACCAATGTTGACGTTATCTTCAAGTGACGGGCCAATAGAGAGCATCTGGGTGGGAGTAAGTTTGAAACTGTCTTTCACAGCAGTTAATTCATCCAACTCGAGCTTGTTCCATAGTTTTAATTCGTTGAGCACTTGAGATCGTTGACAAGGACGGAGCACGCTCAGTCGAAATCCGTGTGTTGCAAAGTAGAGCATTCACGCCATATTATTATTGTACTAATCTCGCCCAATCTCAAACGGAAAATTTTTAAGAGGATGATAAACAAAACTGTGAACGTTCATTTTTGCGAATTGAGGGGTAGAAAATGCACGGAAGAGTAAACACCAGCTAATAAGAACCTACATTATTTGAGGCCTGGCAAACAAGgctcttttttgggggggtagtTATTAGTAATTTAGGCTAAGAACGTTCTTTATTAGGTTCTTCATTTCTATGAAGGAGATATTATAATTGTTGACTACCAGAAAAATAGAGAAACTTGAGAGTTGGTCCTTAAATATACAGTGTTTATTCACAACTGTACATTGCAAACCTTCATGCAAAGTTCATGAAGACAATTACAATCTGTACTTTTTatacagggaccgcggagggggaggggctggtagggccgcggccccaccactttcttgcgctaaaaagaaaaataattaaaattaaaaaaaagacttgaaacaagttttttccgtctatattccgctatattctctgtattttctttaatttcaaacgccaggcattttgtggggctcctgtgcttttcgcggtaattgtgccctggggccgacttgccccttgatcaaacgccatgccttggcaattgccttggccaccccttcgcttcgttcggcagcgtgttttgtaaatccagctccggcagagttttttatcagttttatcagacgaaatgaagattattactagctttttcaagccaaacaaaggtgagtagttgttttgagttgataaaagttttatgttttgtctttctcctttcgaatcaatgaaatattcgatggcacgaagaattacattacttgaacagtgaacggccataggcCTATTGCATTTAAAGTCCGTACCCCCCGGTTGAGGACTTACCTTTTCATCTTACCCCTTAAGATTGGctaaaattgcattcacccctgaagactTCCAAAAAAtatgggtttacccctgaagaattagGTCATACCCCTGAAGAACAGATACGAAGTTATAGGATTGTCCCAAGCATTTTCTCTGAGCACTCTAAACTACTTTTATTTCACTCTGGTCATGTACTACAGTACAATGGTTTTAGAGCCCAGCTACAACTGTGATCCAAACCGGTTGATACAAATTGAAAAAGAcctattttttcctgtcattCGGACTAAAATGAAACCCCTCGCTTAAATGAATTGCCTTACTCCCCCTTCCTCTCTAATAACGATTTTTCGAGTAATaccagggcccggttcctcgaaagatggttccgtttaacccaggattaagcttagttttaaggaaggttttcttgtctaaggacATGCAACTCAAGCtaaaaaaatactgttgagcctttacCCCCAGATACAGCAATGATAACACAAAAGATTACTCTAAGCAATACGTAGGAAGGTAAATtacaaaaatggaacaaaattttaatcctggattagcgctaatcgaccTCTCAGGAACTGGGCCCAGGGCCAGATTGTTCAAaactgggttaagataacctaggGTTAGTGTGAAATaagaattcagatatgaaagcttaaaaagtaaattctgtttaattctttttgtcaacaagttgatgattggatggtCTTAAAAACAACAGAgcaaattatccgagaaaatgcttttgaaacaagaaaaagaaacctcggttaaatttaaccctgggttaagcgctaatcggccttcgaacaactgggcccagaattATATACACTGGTTTAAAGGCCAAACCACTATTGAATAGGGGGAGAGGCTGGGGTAATTTTATTCGATGTTTAGAGGAGATGGTAATATGGCGCGTAATTCTAAAAATTAATAGATGGAACCATCTAAAGAGTTTTGTCTATCAGGTTGTAAATGTAGCTTTAGCCTGGGATCAGGCTCCGTAGTGGAGGAAAAGGTGAAAAAGGGGGcgaaacagcaaaaaaaaaaatgacaagaaaagaaaaaacaaacaaagacactaacaactacaactacaacaaaaaccatggactggGGTGTGGAAAAGGGCggcagaaaaaaagaattccCGTGCCCAGCTTCCcacttttttgttatttctgccCCTTCatttgctgtattttttttcgccttttccCTTTTGCAGCCGGAGCCTGGGACCACACAAGTAAAGCTTTAAAGAGAACATGGTGCTGTAACCACTTGTATCAACAAGGGATTGAAGAGATCTTGTAAAAGTTACCTTTGATGCAGCTGTTCCATATACAGGGTGCTCATGTTCAAATTCTGTTCCAGAACCTTGATCTTGTTACTAAGACGGACAAATATGGATTCCTTCTGCCCTCCTGACCCGACCCCTGACGATACTCCAGCTGAAGAAGAAACAGCGGCTTGTTGAGCTTTGCTGAGGATTGAAGTATCAAGAGTAGCTTCTGCTGACGATGCTGCAGTTGAAAACTCATGGCTAGGCAAGCTTGTGTCTCCAATAACAGGAGGAGATGGCAATGGAAGAACAGGGTCTGAAGTGTCAGTAATGTCAATACCAGGAGGAATGGTAGGCTGAATAACTGGATCCACATTTTCAGATTCCAACATTTTGGATGCCGATTTTGTGCTGTCAATACCTGGCTCCTGGTTGTCCAAATCTGGTTTCAATCCTTCACCTTCTGTTCTAACTGGATCTAAATTTATGCTTGAAAAATCAGTTGCTTTGGTTGATTCTGACGCTTCAATGGCACTATGTACAGGctctttttctaaatgtacCTCTTCAGGTAATTGAGCAGTACCCTCTCGTCCATCTTTGTCAGTGAGTTTTGTCTCCAAGACGTCAATATCTGGAGAAGATTGAGACATAATGTGAATTGAATTTGGCCCTTTGCATTCCGATGGTGTAGCTTCGGTTTTATCTTTACCCTTGCTACCCTTTAATTCATCAATAACAGTTACATTGTCTTCTACTTTCTCTTCATCTTTGGAACTTATATCCTTCACATTCAAAGGCAATGGCTGTTGAGAAGTGCCTTTTGTCACAGAGTGTGTCTGTTCACTTCCTAACACAGTTGACGGTCTGTCAGGAATGCTTTGTACAGGTTGTTTATTTAACTCCTGCTGATCGTGTAACTTGGATTCACCTTGTGGAACATCAACAAAAGGATCCTTAATTACTGGCACTTGGGAACTTTTAAGTACCACAGACGAAGAAGCTGGCAGAGTGGCATTTAAAGGTAAGGACGTAACAACTGACACTTCTGCTAATGATGGGGTTTTGTCATCAGTTTCCCTCTTCTTCTCATCCTCTGACACGGAAATGTTTAGTAACTCGCTAGGCTTCAAAACTCCGGGCGAAGGGTCAACATATTCTGAAACTCCCGATGCGCCTGAGCTGGTAACTTCGTTTGATATTTTCAGAACGCTGGAAGACATTTCAGGAATGATAACAGAGAATTCTTGGTCTACGACATCTAATTCAGCACTCTTCTCTTCTGAGTTGTCAGCAGTAGATGGCTCTCCAGCCTGTTCTGCAGGAACTTTCTCTTGGTCttgactttctttcttttcataagATTCACCTTTATCTTTTTCATGAGCTACAGTTAAATTTCGCTTGTAATCACCACTCGTGGCTAAATTCATTGATACTGTAAAGTTTTCATTCTTTGAAAACAGTATTCGTCCCACAAAACACCCCAGACTGTAGTGCCCCAATACCTGAGAAAACAACTGGCATGCTGATGGAGCAGGGCTGCATGTATGAGTCTCTCCCTCGTTATCTGCTTTGCTGCAAGGTGGACTATCTTCATGGCTTATATTACCAGACACACATTTTCCTTGTGAAGCATTTCTATCACGACTGTGACCTTGCTTTACTAAACAGGCATTGTCACTAGTCATTTGTGAATTTTCGTTGAGCTCTTCATGACCAACAAGAGTGACAATTTTGCCCTTGCTTTCACCTTGGGATTCCTTCTCAGAAGCAGTCATTTTATTGTCTTGGGTGCCGAGTTTACTATTATCTCCTTCCTTATCTTGCTTGTTATCATGCCCATTTCCAGTGAATTTCTTGACCAGATTAAAAACCGTATCAGCTGCTCTTTCTAGCAGATTTTGCTCCTTGGGTTGATCTTCAACCTTGGCACTAGGATTAGGAGGTAACACTGGCACATCACTGTCACTGTCGCTGTTATCGTTCTCTTCCTGTCCATCTGTTTCATGGTCTTCCAGCTCTTCCATCATGCTGCTGCCGTGCACACGCAGAAGGCTCAGTGGGCAGTAATGCTCTGAGCCAAAGTGACTCAACATCTCAACCTAATTGAATTAAGGACAACACATAAGGTACTTACAGGGTTTATATCACACTATTTGCAACAATGTATctgtttaaaaaagctaaaaattgtctTCGCATCGactgaattccaaaaaaagaaaaaaatttctgcCTACAAGGTACTTAAAATAAGCGATTCGTTAATAAGACAACTATAGACGTCATATGTGCAATGTCTTGTTCTTTAAAGCCTCAGACGAAACGAGCATGATAAATGTGTTGTACACTAAAAATGTCATTCATTAAGCCACAAGAAGGCGAAAAAGGCACATTATATGAgtaatatatctcgttctttaagcctcAATGAGACAAAACAAGTGCGATGAATGTGTAATAGGATGTTAGAAAGTTGCTGAGCATAATAAACCTTCTGGCCACAGCTGTTTAAAacttggatagcactatccaccatataaatcactatccagtaaataagtattagggaaaccagttGTGTTATCCAGTAGATACTGACTTATCGGGTGGATAATGTTatccattttttaaacaactggaGCCTGATGACTAACTTTGGCTTTGGGTGACTTGACGGCAAACTGTTCACAGATTCATACCTTAAAGTACTTGGCATAGATTGGTTCATCTAGTGGAAAAGTTTGTATTGTCCTTTCCTCACGAGCTTGAAATGTCCCTAACATAGTCCACTCTCTT encodes:
- the LOC140936616 gene encoding uncharacterized protein; the protein is MPPVKLIGSNYSPPPQGGRGLGRKESQELPLSDDSLTTSQEASSSVFLSTSELEELVTPTVAPATPSYDADLSITIVNHASSSDSYSQPSEYIVSSVILIPPSNPSQIQSSQGSQNVRPGTFSEGVVATKEPEVFSSVLDSVPPNPISSEPTPTAPSATSPKEEEDSITAALNQAAEEETKLKEEEMPSFDEFKRRVLQEEEEKSKQQSAENSSGAAPKPKKLKERKQSNYASVDCGAKILDHNSEASNVDSILVENRDLYMLNPCSAQVWFIVELCDLAQVKSIQIANFELFSSSPESFRVYVSKRYPTREWTMLGTFQAREERTIQTFPLDEPIYAKYFKVEMLSHFGSEHYCPLSLLRVHGSSMMEELEDHETDGQEENDNSDSDSDVPVLPPNPSAKVEDQPKEQNLLERAADTVFNLVKKFTGNGHDNKQDKEGDNSKLGTQDNKMTASEKESQGESKGKIVTLVGHEELNENSQMTSDNACLVKQGHSRDRNASQGKCVSGNISHEDSPPCSKADNEGETHTCSPAPSACQLFSQVLGHYSLGCFVGRILFSKNENFTVSMNLATSGDYKRNLTVAHEKDKGESYEKKESQDQEKVPAEQAGEPSTADNSEEKSAELDVVDQEFSVIIPEMSSSVLKISNEVTSSGASGVSEYVDPSPGVLKPSELLNISVSEDEKKRETDDKTPSLAEVSVVTSLPLNATLPASSSVVLKSSQVPVIKDPFVDVPQGESKLHDQQELNKQPVQSIPDRPSTVLGSEQTHSVTKGTSQQPLPLNVKDISSKDEEKVEDNVTVIDELKGSKGKDKTEATPSECKGPNSIHIMSQSSPDIDVLETKLTDKDGREGTAQLPEEVHLEKEPVHSAIEASESTKATDFSSINLDPVRTEGEGLKPDLDNQEPGIDSTKSASKMLESENVDPVIQPTIPPGIDITDTSDPVLPLPSPPVIGDTSLPSHEFSTAASSAEATLDTSILSKAQQAAVSSSAGVSSGVGSGGQKESIFVRLSNKIKVLEQNLNMSTLYMEQLHQRVIFCVIIAVSGGKGSTINNQKEQITKLQSKLDNLTNAVADMKARMDPLNKEVMERHVIGLCIEIVLILLLFLLFAKRNNNQMTSNSPGRSVHLMNGHGPPRLAIEDSKRSKSTVLSEVPRLGGKEQLLFSSVKMAEPESIGGGTDTDHHGNKLVKGSTFNTSESKKKRHRKRKGSSTPELLPDSPSYETSNGPEPSPESHSSADASRSAGVVIRTAGLLFSSARGFFGGLHNPWKQSKPSTVHSDPNISARSELSQASKSSPRPNNPGLSRAKSLELVPENTSIQKPAPPPPAPTLSSEFGVMLKRPPDFYYPKKGPAKNIFPGPVKYGKYGVLDSQLA